The Argentina anserina chromosome 3, drPotAnse1.1, whole genome shotgun sequence genome includes a region encoding these proteins:
- the LOC126787441 gene encoding zinc finger BED domain-containing protein DAYSLEEPER-like, translating into MTWNKKKILLEVHKYLVQVQEKSERENLVVCYSSQDWMWVRMENNMQCAISVESTISVILLRGLLVCYVIMTFVTLQIMWLLLALLHYKLDFVQWAYKKLYGEESEEFKEFKDTLVFLFDVYMERWSNLDDTLRSESCSQTEDEENDFDASYKNRSSSSMKTELDKYLDDERLDRRMELDVLSWWRMEQFRYPILFRLASDVLTILVSTVASESAFSIAGRVLDQYRSLLLPETVQALLCTRDWLFGKKDGDQVDADELTEDVLDLTMDQQSQTN; encoded by the exons ATGACCTGGAACAAAAAGAAGATATTGTTGGAAGTGCACAAGTATCTAGTTCAAGTTCAAGAAAAGAGTGAAAGAGAAAATCTCGTTGTTTGCTATTCTTCACAAGATTGGATGTGGGTGCGGATGGAGAACAACATGCAGTGTGCAATAAGTGTGGAGTCGACTATAAGTGTGATCCTCTTACGGGGACTACTAGTATGTTACGTCATCATGACATTTGTTACACTTCAGATAATGTGGCTTCTCCTCGCTCTGCTACACTATAAATTGGATTTTGTACAGTGGGCCTACAAGAAGCTTTATGGCGAAGAGTCTGAGGAATTTAAGGAATTCAAGGACACATTAGTTTTCCTATTTGATGTATATATGGAGAGGTGGTCTAATCTCGATGATACTTTAAGGAGTGAGAGTTGCTCTCAAACTGAAGATGAAGAGAAT GATTTTGATGCCTCTTACAAGAATCGGTCAAGTTCGAGTATGAAAACTGAACTTGACAAGTATCTTGATGATGAAAGGTTGGATAGAAGAATGGAGTTAGATGTTCTTTCTTGGTGGAGGATGGAGCAATTTCGGTATCCCATACTTTTCCGCTTAGCTAGTGATGTGCTCACGATTCTTGTGTCTACTGTTGCATCTGAATCTGCATTCAGTATTGCCGGTAGAGTACTGGATCAATATCGTAGCTTATTATTGCCTGAAACCGTCCAAGCCTTGCTATGTACTAGAGATTGGTTGTTTGGTAAGAAAG ATGGAGACCAAGTTGATGCAGATGAACTCACTGAAGATGTGTTGGACTTAACAATGGACCAACAAAGCCAAACGAATTGA
- the LOC126786833 gene encoding putative pectinesterase 11, which yields MVRGTNMINLVFIALYAFMAISISQAEGRNTSATAVLITVDQSGKGDYKKIQEAIDSVASNNAELVFIRVEPGVYEEKVTVPADKPFITISGTKAVDTVIRWNDSGEIFESPTFSVQASDFVGRYLTIQNTYGAGAKAVALRVSGDKAAFYGCSILSHQDTLLDDTGRHYYNNCYIEGDVDFICGNAASFYEKCHLHSLSQGIGAITAQRRMSPAEETGFTFFGCKVTGVKTAVLGRPWGTYSRVVFAFSYMTSAVLPQGWENWGNSVDELSTVYYGQYKCSGRGATTSKRVEWARDLTSEEVEPFLTKDLIDANAWIRSVPTSFKRKTRT from the exons ATGGTTCGTGGTACTAATATGATCAACCTTGTATTCATTGCCTTGTATGCTTTCATGGCTATTTCAATTTCTCAAGCCGAAGGAAGAAACACGAGCGCTACAGCGGTTCTCATAACAGTTGACCAATCGGGCAAAGGTGATTACAAGAAAATACAAGAAGCAATTGATTCAGTGGCGTCCAACAACGCAGAGCTCGTTTTTATTAGGGTTGAGCCCGGAGTATATGAAGAAAAAGTTACGGTTCCGGCGGACAAGCCATTCATTACAATAAGTGGTACAAAGGCAGTTGACACGGTTATAAGATGGAACGATAGTGGGGAGATATTTGAGTCTCCGACGTTCTCTGTCCAGGCTTCTGATTTTGTAGGACGTTACCTCACAATTCAG AATACATATGGAGCAGGTGCGAAAGCGGTGGCATTAAGGGTGTCTGGAGATAAAGCAGCATTCTACGGGTGCAGTATTTTATCTCATCAAGACACTCTACTTGATGATACAGGGAGGCACTACTACAACAACTGTTACATTGAAGGAGATGTCGATTTCATATGTGGAAATGCTGCTTCTTTCTATGAGAAGTGCCATTTGCATTCACTTTCTCAAGGAATCGGGGCCATAACGGCACAACGGAGAATGTCACCCGCTGAAGAAACGGGGTTCACTTTCTTCGGATGCAAGGTCACCGGTGTCAAAACGGCGGTGTTGGGAAGGCCTTGGGGTACATATTCAAGAGTGGTCTTTGCCTTCAGTTACATGACTAGCGCCGTACTGCCACAAGGTTGGGAAAATTGGGGAAACTCAGTCGACGAATTAAG CACTGTGTACTATGGGCAGTACAAATGTTCTGGAAGGGGAGCAACAACATCGAAAAGAGTAGAATGGGCACGAGACCTTACGAGCGAAGAAGTCGAACCCTTCTTGACTAAGGACTTGATTGATGCCAATGCTTGGATAAGGTCAGTACCAACCAGTTTCAAGAGGAAGACGCGCACTTAG
- the LOC126787442 gene encoding uncharacterized protein LOC126787442 → MGRFAKVSSARKLIVDTHEAIPSDSAYLISLRSGFVSLRQDSWRVVEPYNPHRFSRQFGYVQGVPGDFQRDSRPIPLTRTYSLWDSLTKLGTKGEVILPMKSDITKFMVTQDYIEWWSKVHHSASKRPMKITIVNLPQQEPPKAKGDDRATTPLQILVSAEALPPVDNYQIPPPPVLEGIGDSADFHPKSKEKVATSRRHSRSSSSTHSDVHFKRQKRDDADLGPIYFNPNADFDLGGNFLGDVPGPSKLVHAHVELEDIGYFDEVCSGDGVRFPFKECVANIFPEKDVRRKESEPQPVDQRGLSMATGSTKPSEKAIFPEASTCDVEVVDTSQWLRDIRMRAAAEVCAKIEGVIATYSLKMIIEGRNELDMLTNELGKYGVDPSAIKNKLEQLMTSATLYDSVRLACAHKCAMGAMSAQKLVETESEITTAQEIRQNSFDQRQSTLQSLENLKKEQQKLEQTLDSQDADIFLHDARLADLKQKKI, encoded by the exons ATGGGACGATTTGCCAAAGTTTCAAGTGCGCGCAAACTAATCGTTGACACCCACGAAGCCATTCCTTCAGATTCTGCCTATCTCATTAGTCTTCGCTCCGGATTTGTGTCCCTACGGCAAGATAGTTGGCGAGTCGTCGAACCCTATAACCCTCATCGATTCAGTCGACAATTCGGATATGTTCAGGGTGTTCCCGGAGATTTCCAAAGGGATAGTCGACCCATACCTTTGACTCGGACATACTCGCTTTGGGATAGCTTGACGAAGCTTGGCACAAAAGGTGAGGTAATTTTGCCTATGAAAAGTGACATCACTAAGTTTATGGTTACTCAAGACTACATCGAATGGTGGTCCAAAGTTCATCACTCTGCATCGAAGAGGCCTATGAAGATAACCATTGTAAATTTGCCACAGCAAGAGCCTCCAAAAGCTAAAGGAGACGACCGTGCGACAACTCCTCTCCAAATTTTGGTTTCCGCCGAAGCTTTGCCCCCGGTTGATAACTATCAGATTCCACCTCCTCCAGTTTTGGAAGGAATCGGAGATTCAGCAGATTTCCATCCCAAGTCGAAGGAGAAGGTTGCTACGTCCAGAAGGCATAGTAGAAGCAGCAGTAGTACCCATAGTGACGTGCACTTCAAACGTCAAAAGAGGGATGATGCTGATCTTGGACCTATTTACTTCAACCCTAATGCCGACTTTGATCTTGGCGGCAATTTTCTTGGGGATGTTCCTGGTCCTTCAAAACTCGTGCATGCGCATGTTGAG CTTGAAGATATCGGTTATTTTGATGAAGTCTGCTCAGGTGACGGCGTTCGATTTCCTTTTAAGGAATGTGTAGCTAACATTTTTCCAGAAAAGGACGTACGTCGAAAGGAGAGTGAACCACAGCCGGTTGACCAGAGAG GTTTGTCCATGGCTACGGGAAGTACAAAACCTTCTGAAAAAGCAATATTTCCTGAAGCTTCTACGTGCGATGTTGAGGTAGTGGACACAAGTCAATGGCTCCGCGATATCCGCATGCGAGCAGCTGCGGAAGTTTGTGCAAAGATAGAAGGCGTGATAGCGACGTATTCTCTGAAAATGATTATTGAGGGGAGGAATGAGCTTGATATGTTGACGAATGAACTTGGAAAATATGGAGTCGACCCATCAgcaataaaaaacaaattggagcagttgatgaCAAGCGCTACCCTATATGACTCGGTAAGGCTTGCATGTGCTCACAAATGTGCCATGGGTGCCATGAGCGCCCAAAAATTGGTGGAGACAGAATCTGAAATCACGACAGCGCAagaaattcgacaaaatagtttTGATCAGCGTCAGTCTACACTTCAGTCCCTTGAGAACttaaagaaagaacaacagaAGCTGGAGCAGACGCTGGACTCGCAAGATGcagacatttttcttcatgatGCAAGACTTGCTGATCTAAAACAGAAGAAGA TTTAA